A genome region from Nitrospinota bacterium includes the following:
- a CDS encoding HD domain-containing protein: MKYLKDLKEGEKIIEFYLVDEKQIRAKKNGEEYISLNLKDKTGHIPSVIWDNVSKYKDKFQKGDFVKIEGLVGMYGNGLQITIRKIRKVEERDEREGFDELNYFETTERDIETMWKELLDIVDSLEDKYIQKLVKEITKENEKKIKMYPGAMRIHHEYIGGFLEHTLSVARTCDYFSGKYGEVNRDLLIAGAILHDIGKLKELSVSNITEYSEEGNLIGHIVLGSDMVKEKARKIEDFPEDKLIQLDHIILSHQGNMEWGSPKPPMTIEALILHYAEDLDAKVNIFKRAVKKDREEGKFTQKDPLLGRVLFKG; this comes from the coding sequence ATGAAATATCTAAAAGATTTAAAAGAGGGAGAAAAGATAATAGAGTTTTATCTTGTAGATGAAAAGCAGATAAGGGCGAAGAAAAATGGGGAGGAATACATATCTCTTAATCTCAAGGATAAAACAGGCCATATACCCTCTGTTATTTGGGATAATGTTAGTAAATATAAAGACAAATTTCAAAAAGGAGATTTTGTAAAGATAGAGGGTTTAGTAGGTATGTATGGTAATGGCCTTCAAATAACGATTAGGAAAATAAGGAAGGTCGAAGAAAGGGATGAGAGAGAAGGATTTGATGAATTGAATTATTTTGAAACAACTGAAAGAGATATCGAGACTATGTGGAAAGAGTTGCTTGATATTGTCGATAGCCTTGAAGATAAATATATCCAGAAACTGGTTAAAGAAATCACAAAGGAAAATGAGAAAAAGATAAAGATGTATCCAGGGGCCATGAGAATCCACCACGAATACATTGGTGGATTTCTCGAACATACCCTATCTGTTGCTAGAACGTGTGACTATTTCTCTGGAAAATACGGGGAAGTCAATAGAGATTTATTAATAGCTGGGGCTATATTGCATGATATAGGTAAGTTGAAAGAGCTTTCCGTAAGTAATATTACAGAATATTCTGAAGAGGGCAATCTTATCGGTCATATAGTTTTAGGAAGCGATATGGTAAAGGAAAAGGCAAGAAAGATTGAAGATTTTCCAGAAGATAAATTAATTCAACTGGACCATATTATTTTAAGCCATCAGGGCAATATGGAATGGGGTTCTCCTAAACCTCCGATGACTATTGAAGCATTGATACTTCATTATGCGGAAGATCTCGATGCAAAGGTTAATATCTTTAAAAGGGCAGTAAAAAAGGATCGGGAAGAAGGGAAATTTACCCAAAAAGACCCACTTCTGGGCAGAGTGTTGTTTAAGGGATAA
- a CDS encoding 2-phosphosulfolactate phosphatase, whose amino-acid sequence MKVNLLFTPEELDYIGNLEDKIAIVIDIIRTTTTITTAFKNGCSAIIPVLTLEDAFQRANKIGKDKVLLAGAQKGERIEGFQLGNSPREYGEDIIKNKIIIMKTTNGTKTLKRASSAKEVFISSFMNITALIKKLQEYYRDTIIVCSGLGGLFSLEDTVCGGMIIEGLIKNIKNKIKLSDSALAATIIYNRFKDNIFKMLEKSEWGNHLIKKGGYEDLKICASIDKTNITPRMKKERIII is encoded by the coding sequence ATGAAAGTTAATCTACTATTCACACCGGAAGAACTGGATTATATAGGAAATCTTGAAGACAAGATAGCTATCGTTATCGATATCATTAGGACAACCACTACAATAACAACAGCCTTCAAAAATGGCTGTTCTGCAATAATCCCTGTTTTGACTCTTGAAGATGCCTTTCAAAGAGCTAATAAAATAGGAAAAGATAAGGTTTTATTAGCAGGAGCCCAAAAAGGAGAAAGGATAGAAGGATTTCAATTGGGAAATTCACCAAGAGAATATGGAGAAGATATTATAAAAAATAAAATTATCATTATGAAGACAACTAATGGTACAAAGACTCTAAAAAGAGCATCTTCTGCCAAAGAGGTCTTCATCTCTTCCTTTATGAATATAACTGCCCTGATTAAGAAATTACAAGAATACTATAGAGACACAATTATTGTATGTTCTGGGCTTGGAGGACTCTTTTCTTTAGAAGATACTGTTTGTGGTGGAATGATTATAGAGGGTTTAATAAAAAACATAAAAAATAAAATAAAGCTTTCTGATTCGGCTCTGGCAGCAACTATAATCTATAATAGATTTAAGGATAATATTTTTAAAATGCTTGAAAAATCTGAATGGGGTAATCATCTAATAAAGAAAGGGGGTTATGAAGATTTAAAAATATGCGCCAGTATTGATAAGACAAATATCACTCCAAGGATGAAAAAAGAAAGAATTATAATATGA